One part of the Ziziphus jujuba cultivar Dongzao chromosome 2, ASM3175591v1 genome encodes these proteins:
- the LOC132799254 gene encoding phenylacetaldehyde reductase-like has translation MDGEQKVVCVTGASGYIASWVVKLLLERGYTVKASVRDPNDPKKTEHLLSLNGAKERLHLFKADLLDEGAFDALVDGCEGVFHTATPVTFSVNDPQAELIDPAVKGKLNVLRSCAKAPSVKRVVVTSSMASVGFNGKPLGPDVLIDETWFSDPAYCEQMKLWYMVSKTLAEEAAWKFGKENGIDLITLHPGLVIGPLLQPTVNFSVEPILNLTTGAQTFPNIVYRFVDVRDVAYAHIQAFEVPSASGRYCLSGRVAHVIEVLKILKELYPSLDLPEKCEDDKPFMLYEVSKEKAKSLGVNFIPLEVSLKDTVESLKEKGFINA, from the exons ATGGATGGAGAGCAAAAAGTGGTGTGTGTAACAGGAGCTTCCGGTTACATAGCTTCGTGGGTGGTGAAGCTCTTACTGGAACGTGGATACACTGTCAAAGCTTCTGTTCGAGACCCTA ATGATCCAAAGAAGACAGAACACTTGCTTTCACTCAATGGAGCTAAGGAAAGACTACATTTGTTTAAAGCTGATTTATTGGATGAAGGAGCTTTTGATGCTTTAGTTGATGGCTGTGAAGGCGTTTTCCATACAGCAACCCCTGTAACCTTTTCAGTCAATGATCCACAG GCAGAGCTAATTGACCCTGCAGTGAAGGGAAAATTAAACGTTCTCAGATCATGTGCAAAAGCCCCTTCTGTAAAGCGAGTGGTTGTGACATCTTCCATGGCTTCAGTTGGATTCAATGGAAAACCTCTGGGCCCTGACGTGTTAATTGATGAGACATGGTTTTCAGATCCTGCATATTGTGAGCAGATGAAG cTTTGGTATATGGTTTCAAAAACTCTAGCTGAAGAGGCTGCTTGgaaatttggaaaagaaaatgggATTGACTTAATCACACTACATCCAGGACTTGTGATTGGTCCTCTCTTACAGCCAACCGTTAACTTCTCTGTGGAGCCTATTCTGAATCTTACAACTG GAGCTCAAACCTTTCCCAACATAGTTTATAGATTTGTTGATGTTAGAGATGTTGCATATGCACATATTCAAGCATTTGAAGTTCCTTCTGCCAgtggaagatattgtttatctgGACGAGTTGCACACGTGATTGAGGTTTTGAAGATTTTGAAAGAACTCTACCCTTCCTTGGACCTTCCAGAAAA GTGTGAAGATGACAAGCCCTTCATGCTCTACGAAGTATCCAAGGAGAAAGCAAAAAGTTTGGGTGTGAATTTCATTCCTTTGGAAGTGAGTCTTAAGGACACCGTTGAAAGTCTAAAGGAGAAGGGTTTCATTAATGCTTAG
- the LOC132800686 gene encoding receptor-like protein EIX2, whose translation MGTIAGLPLMLPILCFIVIGEFLPNTDAKLMNCLESDREALTDFKNGLHDPENRLSSWEGSNCCQWWGISCENTTGAVISVDLHNPYPEAEAGLDSSGRYAFWNISGEIRSSLTKLKSLRHLDLSFNTFDDNPIPEFFGSLKNLQYLNLSNAGFSGAVPPNLGNLSSLLYFDLKDSRRLHVDNLEWVTGLISLKHLVMNEVDLSMAGSDWIRTLNKLPSLTELHLSSCMLSAPIPPLTFVNLTSLAVLDLSYNSLNSKIPDWLVNISSLVSLDLTLNNFYGRIPLGFSDLPNLQILVLNSNYKLTASCHQLFRGRWEMIRVLNLAGNKLHGKLPAFIANLTFLTDLALGANNDHYKNLSVLWLNGNELNGPLPKSLGQLSELSSLDVSSNQLTGMVTETHFSNLEGHLPSLLNLASNAVVDVSSNLFKGSIPLTSDDFYFLNVSKIKLSGTIPYNISGSLIFLSISDNQITGEIPASISNNPSLQVIDLSNNNLIGSIPSVFMNCFYIKALDLSKNNLSGSIPTDLGFLSMLQTLHLNDNNLSGEIPSSFQNLASLETLDLGNNRLTGTIPAWIGKGLEGLKILKLRGNAFSGELPLVLSNLSSMQVLDLAENRFQGSIPASFGDFKAMTRVQNINRHLLYGMFGKLYEENLVVNMKDQSLIFSKIPSLVVNMDLSGNNLSGDLPREITKLSGLVFLNLSRNRISGHIPESISKLKQLSSLDLSSNKLSGAIPRSLASFLFLGFLILSNNNFSGRIPYTNHMTTFDAPFFAGNIGLCGIPLDVKCPSDDEDDVDPEKGLNTSKNSRNGDTSTDKWFYLIVGLGFAVGILVPYLVITMKRSWSVAYFNAVEKVVDRILFLWLKYRTRQQRNQRR comes from the exons ATGGGAACAATTGCGGGGCTTCCATTAATGTTACCGATTCTCTGCTTTATAGTTATAGGAGAATTTCTTCCTAACACTGATGCTAAGTTGATGAATTGCTTGGAGTCAGACCGAGAAGCTCTTACTGACTTCAAGAATGGACTTCATGATCCTGAAAACCGGCTTTCTTCATGGGAGGGAAGCAACTGCTGTCAGTGGTGGGGAATAAGCTGTGAGAACACTACTGGAGCTGTTATTTCAGTGGATCTCCATAATCCATATCCAGAAGCTGAAGCTGGTTTGGATTCTTCTGGCAGGTATGCATTCTGGAACATTAGTGGGGAAATTAGATCTTCATTGACAAAACTCAAGTCCTTGAGACATTTAGACTTGAGTTTCAACACATTCGATGACAACCCAATTCCTGAATTTTTTGGATCTTTGAAAAATTTGCAATATCTAAACCTCTCAAATGCAGGGTTTAGTGGTGCAGTTCCTCCAAATTTAGGAAACCTCTCTAGCTTGCTATATTTTGATTTGAAGGACTCTAGGAGATTACATGTTGATAATCTTGAATGGGTAACAGGCCTTATATCTCTAAAGCATCTTGTGATGAATGAAGTTGATCTTTCAATGGCAGGATCAGACTGGATTAGGACACTGAACAAGCTTCCATCGTTAACTGAGTTGCATCTATCTAGTTGTATGTTATCTGCTCCCATCCCACCTCTCACCTTTGTAAATTTAACTTCTCTCGCTGTCCTAGATCTCAGTTACAACTccttaaattcaaaaatacctGATTGGCTTGTCAATATTAGCAGCCTCGTTTCCTTGGATTTAACATTAAATAACTTTTATGGAAGAATTCCACTTGGTTTTAGTGACCTCCCTAATTTGCAGATTTTAGTTCTTAATAGTAACTACAAGCTTACAGCAAGTTGCCATCAATTGTTTAGAGGAAGGTGGGAGATGATAAGAGTTCTTAATTTAGCAGGCAATAAACTTCATGGGAAACTTCCTGCTTTCATTGCAAACCTGACATTTCTCACTGACCTAGCCCTTGGTGCCaacaat GATCACTACAAAAATCTTTCTGTTCTGTGGCTAAATGGGAATGAATTGAATGGTCCCCTCCCAAAAAGTTTGGGACAACTTTCTGAGCTGTCTTCTTTGGATGTTTCTTCCAATCAATTGACGGGTATGGTTACTGAAACACATTTTTCAAATCTCG AAGGTCATCTGCCAAGTCTTCTAAACTTGGCATCAAACGCAGTGGTTGATGTCAGCTCAAACCTCTTCAAAGGGTCCATTCCTCTTACAAGTGATGATTTTTACTTTCTCAACGTATCCAAAATTAAACTTTCTGGTACTATTCCATATAACATTAGTGGTTCCCTAATTTTCCTCTCGATTTCAGACAACCAAATAACTGGAGAAATCCCAGCTTCTATAAGCAACAATCCTAGTCTTCAAGTCATTGATCTTTCCAATAACAACCTAATAGGAAGTATTCCATCAGTCTTTATGAATTGTTTTTACATTAAAGCACTGGACCTTAGTAAAAACAATTTATCTGGAAGTATCCCTACTGACTTAGGCTTCTTAAGTATGCTTCAAACATTGCACCTAAATGACAACAACCTCTCTGGAGAGATCCCATCATCTTTCCAAAACTTAGCAAGTTTGGAGACGTTGGATCTTGGAAACAACAGATTAACAGGTACAATTCCAGCATGGATTGGGAAAGGTCTTGAAGGactaaaaattctcaaattgagAGGCAATGCATTTTCGGGAGAACTTCCACTGGTGCTATCAAATTTAAGTTCAATGCAAGTCCTGGACCTGGCAGAAAATCGGTTCCAAGGTAGCATACCAGCTAGCTTTGGAGATTTCAAAGCAATGACACGAGTCCAAAACATAAACCGCCATCTACTCTATGGGAtgtttggaaaactttatgAAGAAAACTTGGTTGTGAATATGAAAGACCAGTCTTTGATTTTCAGCAAGATCCCCTCCCTTGTAGTCAACATGGATCTCTCTGGAAATAATTTGAGTGGAGATCTTCCAAGAGAGATAACAAAATTGTCGGGTTTAGTGTTTCTAAATTTGTCAAGAAACCGTATCAGTGGACACATTCCAGAGAGCATTTCAAAGTTGAAGCAATTGTCATCACTTGATCTCTCAAGTAATAAGCTCTCAGGTGCTATTCCTCGAAGTTTGGCATCATTCTTATTTTTGGGGTTCCTGATTTTGTCAAACAATAACTTCTCTGGTAGGATCCCTTATACAAATCATATGACAACTTTTGATGCACCCTTTTTTGCTGGAAACATTGGCCTTTGTGGTATTCCACTTGATGTAAAATGTCCaagtgatgatgaagatgatgttgATCCAGAAAAGGGATTGAATACTTCGAAGAATAGTAGAAATGGTGACACTTCTACCGATAAGTGGTTTTACTTGATTGTTGGATTGGGATTTGCAGTAGGAATTCTTGTTCCTTATCTGGTAATCACGATGAAAAGGTCTTGGAGTGTAGCATACTTCAATGCTGTTGAGAAAGTTGTAGATAGAATACTATTCCTGTGGTTGAAGTATAGAACTAGACAGCAGAGGAACCAAAGAAGATGA